In Bacteroidota bacterium, a single genomic region encodes these proteins:
- a CDS encoding helix-turn-helix transcriptional regulator yields the protein MNNRIKELRARENLTQLDLAKLVEVRRETIVFLEKGKYNPSLRLAYDISKIFKSKIEDVFIFGKEL from the coding sequence ATGAATAATAGAATTAAGGAGTTGAGAGCACGCGAAAATCTAACGCAATTAGATTTAGCAAAATTGGTTGAAGTTAGAAGAGAAACAATTGTTTTTCTTGAAAAGGGAAAATACAACCCATCCTTGAGATTGGCATACGATATTTCTAAAATCTTTAAATCAAAAATTGAAGATGTCTTTATTTTTGGAAAGGAATTATAA
- a CDS encoding DUF2442 domain-containing protein, which produces MIVSIQKADYLGEYRIKFQFSDGIEKTIDFWEFLKKAKNPMTKKYQDKQLFQSYSIEYGDIIWNDYEMCFPIWDLHEGQI; this is translated from the coding sequence ATGATAGTATCAATTCAAAAAGCAGATTATTTGGGAGAATACCGAATTAAATTTCAATTTTCTGATGGTATTGAAAAGACCATTGATTTTTGGGAATTTCTAAAAAAAGCTAAAAACCCAATGACAAAAAAGTACCAAGACAAACAATTGTTTCAGTCTTATTCAATTGAATATGGGGATATTATTTGGAATGACTATGAAATGTGTTTTCCAATTTGGGATTTGCATGAAGGACAAATATAA
- a CDS encoding DUF4160 domain-containing protein has product MPKLYEYFGLIVLFYSREHEPIHVHCKYQGKESKAEIIYENGKFVEVEIKTVSGKEPLDAQNLKKFKKLVEYYRDDIIRKWVDFFVFNKEIATERITKKI; this is encoded by the coding sequence ATGCCTAAACTTTATGAATATTTTGGATTAATTGTTTTATTCTACTCCCGTGAACATGAACCAATTCATGTACATTGCAAATATCAGGGAAAAGAAAGTAAAGCTGAAATAATATATGAAAATGGAAAATTTGTGGAAGTCGAAATAAAAACCGTTTCAGGGAAAGAACCTCTTGATGCACAAAATTTAAAAAAATTCAAAAAACTTGTTGAATATTATAGAGATGATATTATTCGAAAATGGGTGGACTTTTTTGTTTTCAATAAAGAAATTGCGACAGAAAGAATAACGAAAAAAATATAG